Proteins from one Physeter macrocephalus isolate SW-GA chromosome 16, ASM283717v5, whole genome shotgun sequence genomic window:
- the RPS13 gene encoding small ribosomal subunit protein uS15, producing MGRMHAPGKGLSQSALPYRRSVPTWLKLTSDDVKEQIYKLAKKGLTPSQIGVILRDSHGVAQVRFVTGNKILRILKSQGLAPDLPEDLYHLIKKAVAVRKHLERNRKDKDAKFRLILIESRIHRLARYYKTKRVLPPNWKYESSTASALVA from the exons ATGGGTCGCATGCATGCTCCCGG GAAGGGCCTGTCCCAGTCGGCTCTACCCTACCGCCGCAGCGTCCCCACC TGGCTGAAGCTGACGTCTGACGACGTGAAGGAGCAGATCTACAAACTGGCCAAGAAGGGCCTGACTCCCTCGCAAATAG GTGTAATCCTGAGAGACTCACATGGTGTTGCACAAGTACGTTTTGTGACAGGCAATAAAATCTTGAGAATTCTTAAGTCCCAAGGACTTGCTCCTGATCTTCCTGAGGATCTCTATCATTTAATCAAGAAAGCTGTTGCTGTTAGAAAGCATCTcgagagaaacagaaag GATAAAGATGCCAAATTCCGTCTGATTCTGATTGAGAGCCGTATTCACCGGTTGGCTCGATATTACAAGACCAAACGAGTCCTCCCCCCCAATTGGAAATA cgAGTCATCCACAGCCTCTGCCCTGGTTGCATAA